In the Clostridium sporogenes genome, one interval contains:
- a CDS encoding lactate utilization protein → MDKNIAWYIEKQVERTIKNLNSRNMEGYYINNIDQLLRKLKELIPQNSIVGVGDSMTLFESGVIDFLRDGNFNFLDKYQDKLTSDEKREIYIKNFSADTFICSTNAITESGELYNIDGNGSRVAPMIYGPKQVILIAGINKIVENIEEAERRVRSYVAPIDAKRLNKDTPCTKIGYCVDCKSSNRICNDFVVIRGQFIKGRIKILILGENLGY, encoded by the coding sequence ATGGATAAAAATATCGCATGGTACATTGAAAAGCAAGTGGAAAGAACTATAAAAAATTTAAATAGTCGTAATATGGAAGGATATTATATTAATAATATAGATCAATTACTTCGAAAATTAAAGGAACTTATACCACAAAATTCAATAGTTGGTGTAGGAGATTCAATGACCCTCTTTGAATCTGGTGTAATAGATTTTTTAAGAGATGGAAATTTTAATTTTCTAGATAAATATCAAGATAAACTTACAAGTGATGAAAAAAGAGAAATATATATTAAAAATTTTTCTGCTGATACTTTTATTTGTAGCACTAATGCAATTACTGAAAGTGGAGAACTATATAATATAGATGGAAATGGAAGTAGAGTTGCTCCAATGATATATGGACCTAAACAGGTTATTTTAATAGCTGGAATAAATAAAATTGTTGAAAACATAGAAGAGGCTGAACGTAGAGTAAGGAGCTATGTCGCTCCTATTGATGCAAAGAGATTAAATAAAGACACACCATGTACAAAAATTGGATATTGTGTTGATTGTAAAAGCTCAAATAGAATATGTAATGATTTTGTAGTAATTAGAGGACAGTTTATTAAAGGTAGAATAAAGATTTTAATTCTTGGAGAAAATTTAGGCTATTAA
- a CDS encoding DUF1657 domain-containing protein gives MTVINKLNQTMEMLKSTESNCRTFSMDTDDPNAKQMFNQIAENVKMCENMLQSRINYVMSEEPQYQPEQQQQQIQQQIQMQEQQQQQNQQ, from the coding sequence ATGACTGTTATTAATAAACTTAATCAAACAATGGAAATGCTAAAAAGCACTGAATCTAATTGTAGAACTTTTTCTATGGATACAGATGATCCTAATGCAAAACAAATGTTTAATCAAATAGCTGAAAATGTAAAAATGTGTGAAAATATGCTTCAAAGTAGAATTAATTATGTTATGAGTGAAGAACCTCAATATCAACCTGAACAACAACAGCAACAAATTCAACAACAAATTCAAATGCAAGAACAGCAGCAACAACAAAATCAACAATAA
- a CDS encoding DUF6143 family protein: MNCINNCKHSIDLPNPITQVASMPYALYLSLQGKYFVGYADELEFGNGRSAWAGLINPCGSGVNLHVYVWTVTNIGTSPIRAQIWFNSDPPGQATISQLVTPANTALCPLPQPRIKLVEASNVRGEPQGGVKAFVRRVLPEVTIADEEVGKFIFPPGGSFIIFLSNPETPNEPAQGRVAFGWWEEKIK; the protein is encoded by the coding sequence ATGAACTGTATAAATAATTGTAAACATTCCATTGATTTACCCAATCCTATAACTCAGGTAGCTAGTATGCCCTATGCCTTATATCTTTCACTTCAAGGAAAATATTTTGTAGGATATGCAGATGAATTAGAATTCGGCAATGGCAGAAGTGCATGGGCAGGATTAATAAATCCTTGTGGCTCTGGAGTCAATCTACACGTTTATGTTTGGACTGTTACAAATATCGGAACATCTCCAATAAGAGCACAGATATGGTTTAATTCAGATCCACCTGGACAAGCAACCATATCACAATTAGTTACTCCAGCTAATACTGCTCTTTGTCCATTACCACAACCAAGAATTAAACTTGTTGAAGCAAGTAATGTTAGAGGAGAACCTCAAGGTGGAGTTAAAGCCTTTGTTAGAAGGGTACTTCCAGAGGTTACAATTGCTGATGAGGAAGTAGGTAAATTTATTTTTCCTCCTGGAGGATCCTTTATTATTTTCTTGTCAAATCCAGAAACACCAAATGAACCTGCTCAGGGTAGAGTTGCCTTTGGATGGTGGGAAGAAAAGATAAAATAA
- a CDS encoding 4Fe-4S binding protein: MSHIVAKDAYKSLEERLNKFPQGAPPSETLYKILSMMFTKEEAAMVAKLPIKSFNIKTASKLWGVSEVKAANILQALASKALILDLECESDGEQKYMMAPPMAGFFEFALMRVGTHLDQKVLSELFHQYLNVEDDFSKELFWGTETKLGRAFVQERVLNDENSINILDYEKASYIIKNAKHIGVSSCYCRHKAHHLGDDCYAPMETCMSFSTTAYTLIKHNYARKIDASEALDILNMCYDYNLVQCGENVQKQPNFICNCCKCHCEAFVSAKKFGFLVPVNTTSYLPNIDKDNCVGCGKCTKVCPMEAIKLKETSLGNHNFKIAELSEDLCLGCGVCVKNCKTNAIKLVRRKESVITPVTTVHRAVLSAIEKGQLQNLIFDNNAHLSHKAMAAILGSILKLSPVKKAMASKQMKSVYLAKLLENT, translated from the coding sequence ATGTCACATATAGTCGCAAAAGATGCATATAAAAGTTTAGAAGAAAGATTGAATAAGTTCCCACAAGGTGCTCCACCCTCTGAGACACTTTATAAAATCTTATCTATGATGTTTACTAAAGAAGAAGCTGCTATGGTTGCAAAATTACCAATAAAATCATTTAACATAAAAACTGCTAGTAAGCTTTGGGGAGTTAGCGAAGTTAAAGCCGCTAATATTCTTCAAGCTTTAGCTTCTAAAGCATTAATTTTAGATCTTGAATGTGAAAGTGATGGAGAGCAAAAATATATGATGGCTCCTCCAATGGCTGGTTTTTTTGAATTCGCCTTAATGAGAGTTGGTACACATCTCGACCAAAAAGTTCTTAGCGAATTATTTCATCAATATCTTAATGTAGAAGATGACTTTTCTAAAGAATTATTTTGGGGTACAGAAACAAAATTAGGTAGAGCCTTTGTTCAAGAGAGAGTTTTAAATGATGAAAATTCTATAAATATATTAGATTATGAAAAAGCAAGTTACATAATAAAAAATGCTAAACATATTGGTGTTAGCTCATGTTACTGTCGACATAAAGCCCATCACTTAGGAGATGACTGTTACGCCCCTATGGAAACTTGCATGAGCTTTTCTACTACTGCTTACACTCTTATAAAGCATAATTATGCTAGAAAAATAGATGCTTCAGAAGCTCTAGATATTTTAAATATGTGCTATGATTATAATTTAGTACAATGTGGAGAAAATGTTCAAAAGCAACCAAACTTTATTTGCAATTGTTGTAAATGCCATTGTGAAGCCTTTGTATCTGCAAAGAAATTTGGATTCTTAGTTCCTGTAAATACAACTAGCTATTTACCCAACATAGATAAAGATAACTGTGTAGGCTGTGGAAAGTGCACTAAAGTTTGCCCTATGGAAGCAATTAAATTAAAGGAAACATCATTAGGAAATCATAATTTTAAAATAGCTGAGCTCTCAGAAGATTTATGCCTTGGGTGTGGAGTTTGTGTAAAAAATTGCAAAACTAATGCTATCAAATTGGTTCGTAGAAAGGAAAGTGTTATAACACCTGTTACTACTGTTCATAGAGCAGTGTTATCTGCAATAGAAAAAGGGCAACTACAAAATTTAATTTTCGATAATAATGCCCACTTGAGTCATAAGGCTATGGCTGCTATATTAGGAAGTATCCTTAAGCTTTCTCCTGTAAAAAAAGCAATGGCAAGTAAACAAATGAAATCTGTTTATTTGGCGAAACTTCTTGAAAATACTTAA
- a CDS encoding DUF4396 domain-containing protein, with amino-acid sequence MKKLFTRISIFLCIILIWGQCIILKNIIFPNGISHKNNRTHLNTSNTIRVSGNSSKEVGMKVTEILFPALNTENRPNGLIIYKGDNWKDVLALMPLVKKYNSPIIPFNENEESSLLSYINKLKPKGISSLNNAQVLIYGNNINTLKDNLEKRNIKVFNINYKDTSSILQEVYKNIFFDSNKSYGFIVSDEDPLMTIPVATWMVQNGGVPLYLNNEKKLYTVSKNILPNISKIYVIGKKDNANNEFIQSLKVPVERIYGYNAENCAINFAKFYDKEEAFGWHSNRSRNDNNHNFILCSKEEPLMALVGSQLALKGKMGPILWTDKNYLSSLTENYLWRMKPNYWVTPTEGPYNSLWIMGNENILPFSIQSRADYISEIQDYKTMGNQGVSGLDSISIIFSLISILGAIWVLLHLYFRMKNLSILTKLMWILTVLLLGPIGIWFYVISYINSPWIKINEQVIYLRSLWKQTSVATLSSLAFGASSIIAINYMLTYIGSPLIPFYARYGVYLFGNPMILKMIISYLIAFLLDLFVFTPTMLTEMKSIKYKDAVKESLLLVFVSITAISIGMMLSMWWLNMSYSPIMIHENNILWFGFMFLSVFVGFLIAYIPNWILVRNGKKMGTL; translated from the coding sequence ATGAAAAAGTTATTTACAAGAATATCTATATTTTTGTGCATAATATTAATTTGGGGACAATGTATAATTTTAAAAAATATTATTTTCCCAAATGGAATAAGTCATAAAAATAATAGAACTCATTTAAATACATCAAACACTATTAGAGTTTCAGGAAATTCTTCGAAAGAAGTAGGGATGAAGGTTACAGAAATATTGTTTCCCGCATTAAATACTGAAAATAGGCCTAATGGATTAATTATTTATAAGGGAGATAACTGGAAAGATGTATTAGCTTTAATGCCTCTTGTAAAAAAATATAACAGTCCTATAATACCTTTTAATGAAAATGAGGAAAGTTCACTTTTAAGTTACATAAATAAACTAAAACCTAAAGGAATTTCAAGTTTAAATAATGCGCAAGTACTTATTTATGGTAATAATATAAATACATTAAAAGATAATTTAGAAAAAAGAAATATAAAAGTATTTAATATAAATTATAAAGATACAAGTAGCATTTTACAGGAGGTTTATAAGAATATTTTTTTTGATTCTAATAAATCTTATGGTTTTATAGTTTCAGACGAAGATCCATTAATGACTATTCCAGTTGCAACCTGGATGGTGCAAAATGGAGGAGTTCCATTGTATTTAAATAATGAAAAGAAACTTTATACTGTCTCAAAAAATATATTACCTAATATAAGTAAAATATATGTAATTGGAAAGAAAGATAATGCTAATAATGAATTTATTCAATCTTTAAAAGTACCTGTAGAAAGAATATATGGATATAATGCCGAGAATTGTGCTATTAATTTTGCTAAATTTTATGATAAGGAAGAAGCTTTTGGATGGCATAGTAATAGAAGTAGAAATGATAATAATCATAATTTTATACTATGTTCTAAAGAAGAACCATTAATGGCTTTAGTAGGAAGTCAACTTGCTCTTAAAGGAAAAATGGGACCAATTCTTTGGACTGATAAGAATTATTTATCTTCATTAACAGAGAATTATCTTTGGAGAATGAAACCTAATTATTGGGTGACCCCAACAGAAGGCCCATATAACAGTTTATGGATTATGGGAAATGAAAATATATTACCTTTTTCAATTCAAAGTAGAGCAGATTATATTTCAGAAATTCAAGATTATAAGACTATGGGAAATCAAGGTGTTAGTGGATTAGATAGTATTTCTATAATATTCAGTTTAATATCAATACTAGGTGCTATATGGGTTTTACTTCATTTATATTTTAGAATGAAAAATTTAAGTATATTAACAAAACTTATGTGGATACTTACAGTATTACTTTTAGGTCCTATAGGGATATGGTTTTATGTAATATCATATATAAATTCCCCATGGATAAAGATAAATGAGCAAGTAATTTATCTTAGATCTTTATGGAAGCAAACTTCTGTGGCAACTTTATCTAGTTTAGCTTTTGGAGCTTCAAGTATTATTGCAATCAATTATATGTTAACTTATATAGGATCACCATTAATTCCTTTTTATGCTAGGTATGGTGTATATTTATTTGGTAATCCTATGATATTAAAAATGATAATATCCTATTTAATAGCTTTTTTATTAGATTTATTTGTTTTTACACCTACTATGTTAACAGAAATGAAGAGTATAAAATATAAAGATGCAGTAAAAGAATCTTTACTTTTAGTTTTTGTTTCCATAACAGCGATTTCAATTGGAATGATGCTGAGTATGTGGTGGCTTAATATGTCTTATTCTCCTATAATGATTCATGAGAATAATATATTATGGTTTGGATTCATGTTTTTATCAGTATTCGTAGGATTTTTAATTGCATATATTCCTAATTGGATCTTAGTTAGAAATGGTAAAAAGATGGGAACTCTATAA
- a CDS encoding AraC family transcriptional regulator — protein MEMLQKLNESIQYIESNLNGEIQYEKAAQIACCSVYHYQRMFSYIAGIPLSEYIRNRRLTKAAFDLQDGDKVVDVALRYGYESPTSFNRAFRKMHYVSPSVAQKEGTFLKAYPPISFKITIKGVGEMKYSIIKNEEIRIVGVKAPLTKNIDENFKFVPKLWEKLAEDGSIDNIVSLMNEDSKGMMGVSVCMDSLDNWEYYIATKTDKDVPKDMYEYIIPAGTWAVFPGEGSMPKSIQEIEKRIITEWFPTSGYEYADGPDIELYLNGDPSNAKFEVWIPIRKK, from the coding sequence ATGGAGATGTTACAAAAGCTAAATGAATCAATTCAATATATTGAATCAAATTTAAATGGAGAAATCCAATATGAAAAGGCAGCACAAATTGCTTGTTGCAGTGTATATCATTATCAGAGGATGTTTTCCTATATAGCAGGAATACCATTATCGGAATATATAAGAAATAGAAGATTAACAAAAGCTGCATTTGACCTGCAAGATGGGGATAAGGTAGTTGATGTAGCCTTGCGTTATGGATATGAGTCTCCAACATCTTTTAATAGAGCTTTTCGAAAGATGCACTATGTATCACCTTCAGTAGCGCAAAAAGAAGGAACATTTCTAAAGGCATATCCTCCTATTAGTTTTAAAATAACAATAAAAGGAGTAGGAGAAATGAAGTATAGTATAATTAAAAATGAAGAAATCAGAATAGTGGGAGTAAAAGCACCACTAACAAAAAACATTGATGAGAATTTTAAATTTGTACCAAAATTGTGGGAAAAATTAGCAGAAGATGGATCGATTGATAATATAGTATCACTTATGAATGAAGATTCTAAGGGCATGATGGGCGTTAGTGTTTGTATGGATAGTTTAGATAATTGGGAGTATTATATAGCTACAAAAACAGATAAAGATGTACCAAAGGATATGTATGAATATATAATACCAGCAGGCACTTGGGCGGTTTTCCCAGGGGAAGGTTCTATGCCAAAATCAATTCAAGAAATTGAAAAAAGAATAATTACAGAATGGTTTCCAACTTCAGGATATGAATATGCAGATGGACCAGATATTGAGTTGTATTTAAACGGAGATCCAAGCAATGCAAAATTTGAAGTCTGGATACCAATTAGAAAGAAATAA
- a CDS encoding cell wall-binding repeat-containing protein codes for MITNEDLNNRYKITLTIIFIISFFLIGLIFFYKPNYNENKVSMNDKSKVNIKNENNYQRVTANTVRIEGNDLYETCASISQIIYPSTFREDRPNAVILVRSDKVEDAMLCPRITHDPINAPILFTEENAIPESTLKEMDRLNPKGLFVDANVKIILVGDMGQEIKNTLNQKNLKYRHIKGENIYDLSLNIDNYLAAFNGDHKDVVIIAPKEKPEYALAQTSWNAYKGEGFFFVEKNKVPEPVKKALKARYGGAYIYILGDENDISNGVKRELTKYGHVERIPNGENIYNQAVSFANYKDIGKNFSWWFSKRNRDFGWGITQPGHNFIFVNPDNWQVAVASSVLSNKGKHGPMLLVYKNSVPEKLKDYLYNVKPSYISSQANNNNHGWIIGSNDYISDINQIIIDNLLEEERSRL; via the coding sequence GTGATTACAAATGAAGATTTAAATAATAGATATAAGATAACTTTAACTATTATTTTTATAATTTCTTTTTTTCTTATAGGCTTAATATTTTTTTATAAACCTAATTATAATGAAAATAAAGTTAGTATGAATGATAAAAGTAAAGTTAATATAAAAAATGAAAATAATTATCAAAGAGTTACAGCAAATACAGTTAGAATAGAGGGAAATGATTTATACGAAACATGTGCATCCATATCACAAATAATTTACCCTTCTACATTTAGAGAAGACAGACCTAATGCAGTTATATTAGTTAGAAGCGATAAAGTAGAGGATGCTATGTTATGTCCTAGAATTACTCATGATCCTATAAATGCTCCTATACTTTTTACTGAGGAAAATGCTATTCCAGAAAGTACTTTAAAGGAAATGGATAGACTAAATCCTAAAGGTTTATTTGTAGATGCTAATGTAAAAATTATATTAGTAGGTGATATGGGGCAAGAGATAAAAAATACTTTAAACCAAAAAAATTTAAAATATAGACATATAAAAGGGGAAAATATTTACGATTTAAGTTTGAATATTGATAATTATTTGGCTGCATTTAATGGAGATCATAAAGATGTAGTAATAATAGCTCCTAAAGAAAAACCTGAATATGCTTTAGCACAAACTTCTTGGAATGCTTACAAGGGAGAAGGATTCTTTTTTGTAGAAAAAAACAAAGTGCCAGAACCAGTTAAAAAAGCACTTAAGGCTAGATATGGAGGGGCATATATATATATATTAGGAGATGAAAATGATATATCTAATGGAGTCAAAAGAGAACTTACTAAGTATGGTCATGTAGAAAGGATTCCTAATGGAGAAAATATATATAATCAAGCAGTTTCTTTTGCAAATTATAAAGATATAGGTAAAAATTTTTCTTGGTGGTTTAGTAAAAGAAATAGAGATTTTGGATGGGGAATTACACAACCAGGTCATAATTTTATATTTGTAAATCCTGATAATTGGCAGGTAGCGGTGGCTTCCTCTGTATTATCAAATAAAGGAAAACACGGACCCATGCTTTTAGTATATAAAAATTCTGTTCCTGAGAAGTTAAAAGATTATTTATATAATGTTAAGCCAAGTTATATTTCTTCACAGGCAAATAATAATAATCATGGATGGATAATAGGAAGTAATGATTATATTAGTGATATAAATCAAATTATAATTGATAATCTTTTAGAGGAAGAAAGGAGTCGTTTATAA
- a CDS encoding magnesium transporter, with amino-acid sequence MQEQMQQQMKQRLENLPRFTYKVTRFFKNKSDLQQAIDDLNNGGIPNLNSKKLSNNYIDEIYEMCFLFKIEGKKILKAAIYGALLGGILGLLQGIGFLSFPILNPISAGGMIVSTLTFSLIISTICAAFTAIVLLYRPIKKVDSSFYMLTVYSDYENKQNIEDILNKHVTFEI; translated from the coding sequence ATGCAAGAGCAGATGCAGCAACAAATGAAACAAAGGCTTGAAAATCTTCCTAGATTTACTTATAAAGTTACAAGGTTTTTTAAAAATAAAAGTGATTTACAACAAGCTATTGATGATTTAAATAATGGAGGAATTCCAAATCTCAATAGCAAGAAACTTTCAAATAACTATATAGATGAAATATATGAAATGTGTTTTTTATTTAAAATTGAGGGAAAAAAGATTTTAAAAGCAGCAATATACGGAGCATTATTAGGTGGAATATTAGGATTACTACAAGGAATTGGATTTTTATCTTTTCCTATATTAAACCCTATTTCAGCAGGAGGAATGATAGTTTCAACTTTAACATTTTCATTGATTATATCTACAATATGTGCTGCTTTTACAGCTATAGTCTTACTTTATAGACCTATAAAAAAAGTGGATTCATCCTTTTATATGCTTACAGTTTATTCAGATTATGAAAATAAGCAAAATATAGAGGATATATTAAATAAACATGTAACCTTTGAAATATGA
- a CDS encoding MCP four helix bundle domain-containing protein, producing MENLKIRSKILIMSTVMLIFTMIVGITGYYFNTKSNKSIKKLYEDNLISVKALNDARAQARGAEADISRIIILSKNIKAQEKLKADINKRVGNFNKDIEEFKKVGLNTEKEKELLDYMEKNLNEFREKREEVFKMAREGKMNLAAQKFSELNEVNENYQTALIELSDLNVKEAEQFKIQNDKSNSFSNKFITIILSLSIIIAIVTTSIISKSIINPLKESVKYLDKLATGDFTEKVSNKLLNRKDEVGQLTNAVNKMYESIKNIISNVLTEMGNSNNVVNNIDENINELDKRIQESSIATEELSATMEETGASAEEMSATSEEIEKAVENIALKAEEGASSAGKILTKVEELKSNAIESQKNANKVKVNIDKSTKDAIEKSKTIEEINILSEAILEITSQTNLLALNAAIEAARAGESGKGFAVVAEEIRKLAEQSSQTVVRIQDTTKEVLKAVEDLKNNSRNALNFIDSYIVKAHQDTVKVFDSYSRDATYYNDISNDLSVTSEELLASIKNIVEVINNVADASNEGARDTTNIAQNNEKIVISSKDIVEFTDVLKNNSQKLINSVAIFKI from the coding sequence ATGGAAAATTTAAAGATTAGAAGTAAAATACTTATTATGAGTACGGTCATGTTAATTTTTACAATGATTGTAGGGATAACAGGGTATTATTTTAATACTAAATCTAATAAGTCTATTAAAAAATTATATGAGGACAACCTTATTAGTGTAAAAGCATTAAACGATGCAAGAGCCCAAGCAAGAGGGGCAGAAGCAGATATTTCTAGAATTATTATCTTATCTAAAAATATAAAGGCTCAAGAAAAATTAAAGGCAGATATTAATAAAAGAGTAGGAAACTTTAATAAGGATATTGAGGAATTTAAAAAAGTAGGACTTAATACTGAAAAGGAAAAAGAACTTTTAGATTATATGGAAAAAAATTTAAATGAATTTAGGGAAAAAAGAGAAGAAGTATTTAAGATGGCTAGGGAAGGAAAAATGAATTTAGCTGCTCAAAAGTTTAGTGAATTAAATGAGGTAAATGAAAATTATCAAACAGCGCTTATAGAATTATCAGATTTAAATGTTAAAGAGGCTGAGCAATTTAAAATTCAAAATGATAAATCAAATTCTTTCTCAAATAAGTTTATAACAATAATTTTAAGTTTAAGTATTATTATAGCTATAGTAACTACTAGTATAATATCTAAATCTATAATTAATCCATTAAAGGAATCAGTAAAATACCTAGATAAATTAGCTACAGGAGATTTTACAGAAAAGGTTTCAAATAAACTTTTAAATAGAAAAGATGAAGTTGGTCAATTAACTAATGCAGTTAATAAAATGTATGAATCTATAAAAAATATAATAAGCAATGTTTTAACAGAGATGGGAAACTCAAATAACGTAGTTAATAATATAGATGAAAATATTAATGAATTAGATAAGAGAATACAAGAAAGTTCAATAGCTACAGAAGAATTATCTGCTACCATGGAGGAAACAGGAGCTTCAGCAGAGGAAATGAGTGCAACTTCAGAAGAAATAGAAAAGGCAGTAGAAAATATAGCTTTAAAAGCAGAAGAAGGTGCAAGTAGTGCAGGTAAAATATTAACTAAAGTTGAGGAATTAAAATCTAATGCTATAGAATCACAAAAAAATGCAAATAAAGTTAAAGTTAATATAGATAAATCAACTAAAGATGCTATAGAAAAATCTAAAACTATAGAAGAAATAAATATATTATCTGAAGCTATACTTGAAATAACCTCTCAAACAAATTTATTAGCTTTAAATGCAGCTATTGAAGCTGCAAGAGCAGGAGAATCAGGTAAAGGCTTTGCAGTGGTAGCCGAAGAAATAAGAAAATTAGCAGAACAATCAAGTCAAACAGTAGTTAGAATACAAGATACTACAAAAGAAGTACTAAAAGCTGTAGAGGATCTTAAGAATAATTCAAGAAATGCACTGAATTTTATAGACAGTTATATAGTAAAAGCTCATCAAGATACAGTAAAAGTTTTTGATTCTTATAGTAGGGATGCCACTTATTATAATGATATATCTAATGATTTAAGTGTTACATCAGAGGAATTATTAGCTTCCATAAAGAATATAGTAGAAGTAATTAATAATGTAGCAGATGCTTCTAATGAAGGTGCTAGAGATACTACAAATATAGCTCAAAATAATGAAAAAATTGTAATATCTAGTAAAGATATAGTTGAATTTACAGACGTATTAAAGAATAATTCTCAAAAATTAATAAATTCCGTTGCAATATTTAAAATTTAG
- a CDS encoding ABC transporter substrate-binding protein, with product MKKEKSLKKATTMLLIALFTLPIIFAGCSNKNQQSEKDSEKGKTVVYGAEFQDEKLNPILAPAYANDLIFRGLMRFDKDNKPQCDIAESYKKSTDGLTYDFKIKKGVKFHDGKELKAEDIVFTIKSIQDPKVNTEMKPEFEEVRDIKAEGDYNVKVILAKPFPALLDKLTIGIVPRHALEGKDLNNAEFNQKPIGAGPFKFVKWEKGNNITLSKFEDYYDKNKTGNIEKFIFKFIPDYNVRAMQLETGEIDLAYVEPSQVAKLKKLEKIKIYNENTADYRCFMFNMRKELWKDVNVRKAFNYAVDRKGMVDGILKGFGVEAYSPLQKNKFNNANVEKYSYNLEKANELLDKAGWKKGQDGIREKDGKKFEFTLTAPSTDEVRVKIANYLASQFKKMGVTVKVAALDWNAIKIDECEAFVLGWGSPYDSDDHTYKLFHSSQIENGNNFGAYSNPKVDKLLEEGRTTEDEGKRKEIYEQLQEELANDPPYNFEIYVNAIYAVNKKVTGIKEKILGHHGAGFIWNAEEWKVQ from the coding sequence ATGAAAAAAGAGAAATCACTCAAAAAAGCTACTACTATGTTGTTAATTGCCTTATTTACATTGCCAATAATATTTGCTGGTTGCTCGAATAAAAATCAACAATCAGAAAAAGATTCTGAAAAAGGCAAGACAGTAGTTTATGGTGCAGAATTTCAAGATGAAAAATTAAATCCTATATTAGCTCCAGCTTATGCTAATGATTTAATTTTTAGAGGACTTATGAGATTTGATAAAGATAATAAACCACAATGTGATATTGCAGAATCTTATAAGAAATCTACAGATGGATTAACTTATGATTTCAAAATTAAAAAAGGTGTAAAATTTCATGATGGAAAAGAGCTTAAAGCGGAGGATATTGTATTTACAATAAAGTCAATACAAGATCCTAAAGTTAATACAGAAATGAAACCAGAATTTGAAGAAGTAAGGGATATAAAAGCTGAAGGGGACTATAATGTTAAAGTTATATTAGCTAAGCCTTTCCCAGCACTTTTAGACAAACTAACAATTGGAATAGTTCCAAGGCATGCTCTAGAAGGAAAAGATTTAAATAATGCAGAGTTTAATCAAAAACCAATAGGAGCAGGTCCATTTAAATTTGTAAAATGGGAAAAAGGTAATAATATAACATTATCAAAATTTGAAGACTATTATGATAAAAATAAAACAGGAAATATAGAAAAATTTATATTTAAATTTATACCAGACTATAATGTACGTGCTATGCAGCTTGAAACAGGAGAGATTGATTTAGCTTATGTAGAACCAAGTCAAGTAGCTAAATTAAAAAAATTAGAAAAAATAAAAATATATAATGAAAATACAGCAGATTATAGATGCTTTATGTTTAACATGAGAAAAGAATTATGGAAAGATGTTAATGTTCGTAAAGCTTTTAATTATGCCGTAGATAGAAAAGGTATGGTAGATGGAATATTAAAAGGTTTTGGAGTAGAAGCATATTCACCACTTCAAAAAAATAAATTTAATAATGCTAATGTAGAAAAATATTCGTATAATTTAGAAAAGGCTAATGAATTGTTGGATAAAGCAGGCTGGAAAAAAGGACAAGATGGTATACGAGAAAAGGATGGAAAGAAATTTGAATTTACTTTAACTGCACCAAGTACTGATGAAGTTAGAGTGAAAATAGCTAATTATTTAGCCTCTCAATTCAAAAAAATGGGAGTTACTGTTAAAGTTGCAGCTTTAGATTGGAATGCTATAAAAATAGATGAATGTGAAGCTTTTGTATTAGGATGGGGAAGTCCATATGATTCAGATGATCATACATATAAATTATTCCATTCAAGTCAAATAGAGAATGGTAACAATTTTGGAGCCTATTCGAATCCTAAAGTAGACAAATTATTAGAAGAAGGAAGAACCACAGAAGATGAAGGAAAGAGAAAAGAAATATATGAGCAACTTCAAGAGGAGTTAGCTAATGACCCACCATATAATTTTGAAATTTATGTAAACGCTATATATGCTGTAAACAAAAAGGTTACAGGAATAAAAGAAAAAATATTAGGACATCACGGAGCTGGATTCATATGGAATGCAGAGGAGTGGAAGGTTCAATGA